The following proteins are co-located in the Flectobacillus major DSM 103 genome:
- a CDS encoding DinB family protein, giving the protein MDFIQFIQKGLSNNNAKVAKIYQDVSPEELFFRPYSKVNHLAWELGHIAFVRNTLIKLLNPDEKLSLFSNEKVIFAPKTPLQPNEVFPPLEELLNAFSQRGEQLLVLLSQASPQHLASVSPFNLPFVGVTVEEQLSTFFLHEYQHLGEIGYLKNIITRLRFE; this is encoded by the coding sequence ATGGACTTTATACAATTTATACAAAAGGGGCTTAGCAATAACAATGCGAAAGTTGCTAAAATTTATCAGGATGTATCTCCAGAAGAATTGTTTTTCCGACCTTACAGCAAAGTCAATCATTTAGCATGGGAGTTGGGGCATATCGCTTTTGTTAGAAATACACTTATTAAGCTGCTCAATCCCGATGAAAAGTTGAGCTTATTTAGCAACGAAAAGGTCATTTTTGCTCCTAAAACACCTTTACAACCTAACGAGGTATTTCCACCTTTAGAAGAGCTATTGAATGCTTTTAGCCAAAGAGGCGAGCAACTATTAGTGCTATTATCGCAAGCATCGCCCCAACATCTGGCTTCTGTAAGTCCATTTAATTTGCCTTTTGTGGGTGTTACGGTTGAAGAACAATTGAGTACTTTTTTTCTCCACGAGTACCAACATTTGGGTGAGATAGGTTATCTCAAGAATATTATTACCAGATTACGATTTGAATAA
- a CDS encoding Gfo/Idh/MocA family protein, protein METENNQVPPTRWGIIGCGKIAEKFADDLMNVPNAKLNAVASRSLEKAQAFGQPYHCPHAFGSYEQLAQSGLVDVIYIATPHAQHCENTLMCLEAGVPVLCEKAFAINTSMVTSMIQKSQEKKVFLMEAIWTRFHPAINQIEDIIKAGTIGQIVHIVADFGFLADINPEGRLFNPALTGGSLMDIGIYPLFISKLLLGKPTQVKAVGVMAPTGVDMNVSVALTFPNGATASLFSTLAAQTDTTCTIYGSKGKIYIHGRFHETHGFTLTLDGEEPQVFATERNGWGYGYEASDVQRCLAEGRIENDKLPLQFSLELMELMDEIRAQIGLKYPQEV, encoded by the coding sequence GTGGAAACTGAAAACAATCAAGTACCTCCAACTCGTTGGGGCATTATAGGCTGTGGAAAAATTGCTGAAAAATTTGCCGACGATTTAATGAATGTTCCTAATGCCAAACTCAATGCGGTAGCCTCTAGAAGCTTGGAAAAAGCCCAAGCTTTTGGACAGCCTTATCATTGTCCTCATGCTTTTGGGAGTTACGAACAACTAGCTCAAAGTGGCTTGGTTGATGTAATATATATTGCAACACCACATGCCCAACACTGCGAAAATACCCTCATGTGCCTTGAGGCGGGTGTACCTGTTCTTTGTGAAAAAGCTTTTGCTATCAACACTTCGATGGTAACAAGCATGATTCAAAAATCGCAAGAGAAAAAGGTTTTTTTGATGGAGGCTATTTGGACTCGCTTTCATCCTGCTATCAATCAAATAGAAGATATTATTAAAGCTGGTACTATTGGCCAAATCGTACATATTGTAGCTGATTTTGGTTTTTTGGCCGACATAAATCCAGAGGGTCGCCTTTTCAATCCTGCTCTTACGGGTGGTTCGCTGATGGACATCGGAATTTATCCTTTGTTCATTAGTAAACTTTTACTGGGCAAACCAACACAGGTAAAAGCGGTAGGAGTGATGGCTCCAACAGGGGTAGATATGAATGTTTCGGTGGCTTTGACGTTTCCAAATGGTGCTACAGCTTCGTTATTTTCAACATTGGCTGCTCAAACAGATACCACATGTACGATTTATGGCTCGAAGGGTAAAATCTATATTCATGGTCGTTTCCATGAAACACATGGCTTTACATTAACCCTCGATGGCGAAGAACCACAGGTTTTTGCTACAGAACGTAATGGTTGGGGGTATGGCTATGAGGCTTCCGATGTACAACGCTGCTTGGCCGAAGGTCGTATTGAAAACGATAAATTACCTCTACAGTTTAGTTTAGAACTAATGGAGCTGATGGACGAAATTAGGGCTCAGATTGGACTCAAATACCCTCAAGAAGTGTAG
- a CDS encoding YheT family hydrolase, with product MPVIKHSDYQPPFWLPNGHFQTIYPSLFRKVEGINYQRVRLDTPDHDFLDLDWSKVPPLSAHKSNPLLILCHGLEGDSTRQYITGMVSLFNHKGFDCLAWNYRSCSGEVNKQLRFYHSGATDDLDFVVRYASKTYTEIYLMGFSLGGNLTLKYLGEKGENLAPEIKKAVTFSVPLHLSGSSSKMESWQDWVYTRRFNKTLTKKILEKAKYFPEKINTSNISKIRTLRDFDNYYTSQLHGFKDAEDYYHRNSSVFFIDKIAIPTLIVNAQNDPFLSKECFPFDKAKSLEKVYFQAPAKGGHCGFLQKKFEGILWSENRAFDFLTHS from the coding sequence ATGCCAGTTATCAAACACTCTGATTACCAGCCACCTTTTTGGCTGCCAAATGGTCATTTTCAAACCATTTACCCTTCACTGTTTCGTAAAGTAGAGGGCATCAACTATCAGCGTGTCCGTTTGGATACCCCCGATCACGATTTTCTGGATTTAGATTGGTCAAAAGTACCACCACTGTCAGCCCACAAAAGCAACCCACTCCTGATTCTTTGTCATGGCCTCGAAGGCGACTCTACCCGACAATACATTACGGGTATGGTAAGCCTATTTAACCACAAAGGATTTGATTGTTTAGCATGGAATTACAGAAGTTGCTCGGGCGAGGTCAACAAGCAACTTCGATTTTATCATAGCGGAGCTACCGACGACTTGGACTTTGTGGTTAGGTATGCCAGCAAAACGTATACCGAAATATACCTGATGGGTTTTAGCCTAGGGGGCAATCTTACCTTGAAGTATTTGGGCGAAAAAGGCGAAAATCTTGCTCCTGAAATCAAAAAGGCTGTAACATTTTCCGTACCTTTGCACCTTTCTGGAAGTAGTAGCAAAATGGAAAGCTGGCAAGATTGGGTTTATACCCGAAGGTTTAACAAAACCCTTACCAAGAAAATCCTAGAAAAAGCAAAGTATTTTCCAGAAAAAATCAACACTTCAAATATATCAAAAATTCGTACTTTACGAGATTTTGATAATTATTACACTTCACAACTCCACGGATTCAAAGACGCAGAAGACTATTACCACCGTAATAGTTCGGTGTTTTTTATTGATAAAATTGCCATACCCACATTAATTGTAAATGCCCAAAATGACCCTTTTTTATCAAAAGAATGTTTCCCTTTTGATAAAGCCAAGTCGCTAGAAAAGGTTTATTTTCAAGCACCCGCCAAAGGTGGTCATTGTGGCTTTTTACAAAAAAAATTTGAAGGAATACTCTGGTCGGAAAATAGAGCTTTTGATTTTTTGACTCATTCATAA
- a CDS encoding outer membrane beta-barrel protein, whose product MNVSNNDEKDPLEDFFNDRFQDFESDVDDMLWAKIAPELPLPSFIKLISWQLISVAALVLFVMGLLWLDPTEYEKNTLTSIATIFSPQKYNPKHILATPSSQLNGSTIASPNTKETLDPSSKQYQIADGVTENSGIRLAEKQAFATSSKREIAKYFAKRTATNKQSSERLPNSTTTKQGLGIGIVQDKPSATTTLPEYNLMSTDKPSEDYLTLLNKKDFSDLAVRFNKAKIKASQRKTVRYFKESKPVSFYMSAMPLVNYYTITPNSGDNNYIHDIVVNDDAGRIGVYLQAGLMFTLSQKLKLKTGLSYTKSSQSFSYQVRTDSLVIKPSDSQVADVAFAEINKVYATSTHYLGTRFDLQYTFLKGEALSHHLSLGMEGNMQLNGKNKINSFLNIGYGVSRQIGDNAYLFIEPTLSFALNNHTDESSLLLVRPNKIGFNIGMHFKIK is encoded by the coding sequence ATGAACGTATCCAATAATGACGAAAAAGACCCTTTAGAGGATTTTTTTAATGACCGATTTCAAGATTTCGAGTCGGACGTTGACGATATGCTTTGGGCAAAGATAGCTCCTGAGCTACCTTTACCTTCTTTTATCAAACTCATTTCGTGGCAACTTATTTCAGTTGCTGCCTTGGTGCTGTTTGTAATGGGCTTATTGTGGCTTGATCCAACAGAATATGAAAAAAATACATTGACTTCAATAGCAACTATCTTTTCTCCCCAAAAATATAATCCAAAACACATATTGGCAACTCCTTCAAGCCAACTCAATGGCTCAACGATAGCCTCACCAAACACAAAAGAAACACTCGACCCAAGCAGTAAGCAATATCAAATCGCTGATGGTGTTACAGAAAACTCGGGTATTCGTTTAGCAGAAAAACAGGCGTTTGCTACTAGCTCAAAAAGAGAGATAGCAAAATATTTTGCCAAAAGGACAGCAACAAATAAGCAATCATCTGAGCGTTTGCCAAACAGTACGACAACCAAGCAAGGGCTAGGAATAGGTATTGTACAAGATAAACCAAGTGCTACAACGACCTTGCCTGAGTACAATCTCATGTCTACCGACAAACCATCGGAAGATTATTTAACCTTGCTCAACAAAAAAGATTTTAGTGATTTAGCGGTACGCTTTAATAAAGCCAAAATAAAGGCTAGCCAACGCAAAACCGTAAGGTATTTTAAAGAAAGTAAACCTGTATCGTTTTATATGAGTGCTATGCCATTGGTTAATTATTATACTATTACACCCAATAGTGGCGACAACAATTATATTCATGATATAGTAGTAAATGACGATGCTGGCCGTATAGGTGTGTATTTGCAGGCTGGGCTTATGTTTACGCTAAGCCAAAAACTAAAGTTAAAAACGGGTTTATCATATACCAAATCGAGCCAAAGTTTTAGTTATCAGGTACGTACCGACTCGCTGGTGATCAAGCCAAGCGACAGCCAAGTAGCTGATGTAGCATTTGCCGAAATCAACAAAGTTTATGCTACTTCTACGCACTATTTAGGAACTCGCTTTGATTTGCAGTACACTTTCCTCAAAGGCGAGGCACTAAGCCACCACCTAAGCTTGGGAATGGAAGGAAATATGCAGCTCAATGGCAAAAACAAAATTAATAGCTTCTTGAATATAGGCTATGGTGTTAGCCGCCAAATAGGAGACAACGCCTATTTATTTATAGAGCCAACATTGAGTTTTGCCCTCAATAACCATACCGACGAAAGTTCGCTCTTGCTGGTTCGTCCTAATAAAATTGGGTTTAATATTGGTATGCACTTCAAAATAAAATAG
- a CDS encoding DinB family protein, producing the protein MQDVIHKLYDRIILVQAFWEQLSEEQRRAKASPEKWSIKEVLGHLVDSAQTNIRRLIVGQYQAEAHIVYQQNHWVQAADYQHYDSQNLMLLWVLLNKHFAQVLNKLPTEKYGVLTNWGKNAIPKNKEKDLVSLELVAYDYIQHLDHHLRQMGLNI; encoded by the coding sequence ATGCAAGACGTTATTCATAAACTCTACGATAGAATTATACTGGTTCAAGCTTTTTGGGAACAACTCTCAGAAGAACAACGTCGGGCCAAAGCTTCTCCCGAAAAGTGGAGTATCAAAGAAGTACTAGGGCATTTGGTCGACTCTGCACAAACGAATATTCGCCGTTTAATCGTTGGGCAGTATCAGGCTGAAGCTCATATTGTGTATCAGCAAAATCATTGGGTACAGGCAGCAGACTATCAGCATTATGATAGCCAAAATCTTATGCTATTATGGGTTTTACTCAACAAGCATTTTGCTCAGGTACTCAACAAACTTCCTACCGAAAAGTATGGTGTTTTGACTAATTGGGGCAAAAATGCTATTCCTAAAAACAAAGAGAAGGATTTGGTGTCGCTTGAATTGGTGGCTTACGACTATATTCAACATTTAGACCATCACCTTCGGCAAATGGGTCTAAATATTTAA
- a CDS encoding aminotransferase class V-fold PLP-dependent enzyme encodes MRKTYFTPGPAELFPTVEQHYRDAFDLQLGSISHRSAQFRKIYQHTVEQLRTLMNIPESSGIFFTGSATEIWERIIQNTVEFESFHLVNGSFSKKFYDFSNELNKFAHKYEKPFGEGFDYAEIQVPEYAELICTTANETSSGVQMRPAEIHKLKRANKDKCVAVDMVSSAPYPDLDFETVDTAFFSVQKSFGMPAGLGCWIANPAMLDKAKNLKKNEGVIGTYHSLPSLWKNFEKFETPETPNVLGIYVLGKVAEDMNRIGIDNIRKETERKAKLLYDFATKCDFLEIFVKNPEHRSQTVVVVNTIDKPAAEIIESIKASHNMVIGSGYGDFKATQLRIANFAAVNTEQVEQLIDALKALS; translated from the coding sequence ATGCGTAAAACATACTTTACCCCAGGACCAGCCGAACTTTTTCCAACTGTTGAACAACACTATCGCGATGCGTTTGACCTTCAATTAGGGTCTATTTCGCATCGTTCTGCTCAGTTTCGTAAAATTTATCAACATACCGTCGAGCAGTTGCGTACGTTGATGAATATCCCTGAATCTTCGGGTATTTTCTTTACTGGCTCTGCAACAGAAATTTGGGAAAGAATTATCCAAAATACGGTTGAGTTTGAAAGTTTTCACTTGGTAAATGGCTCGTTTTCAAAGAAGTTTTACGACTTTTCTAACGAGCTCAACAAATTTGCTCATAAATACGAAAAACCTTTTGGCGAAGGGTTTGACTATGCCGAAATCCAAGTTCCTGAATATGCCGAACTGATTTGTACTACAGCCAACGAAACGTCGTCGGGTGTACAGATGCGTCCTGCAGAAATTCATAAACTTAAAAGAGCCAATAAAGATAAATGTGTGGCTGTAGATATGGTGTCGTCGGCTCCATATCCTGATTTGGATTTTGAAACAGTAGATACGGCTTTCTTTTCGGTACAAAAATCATTTGGAATGCCTGCTGGCTTGGGTTGTTGGATAGCCAACCCTGCTATGTTGGATAAGGCCAAAAATCTCAAAAAAAATGAAGGGGTTATTGGTACGTATCATTCATTGCCGTCGTTGTGGAAAAACTTTGAAAAGTTTGAAACACCCGAAACCCCCAATGTACTAGGGATTTATGTATTGGGCAAAGTAGCCGAAGATATGAATCGTATTGGTATCGACAATATCAGAAAGGAAACTGAACGTAAGGCTAAGCTGCTGTATGATTTTGCAACAAAATGTGATTTCTTAGAAATTTTTGTCAAAAATCCAGAACACCGTTCGCAAACAGTAGTAGTAGTAAATACTATCGACAAGCCTGCTGCCGAAATTATTGAATCAATCAAAGCTTCGCACAATATGGTGATAGGCTCGGGCTATGGCGATTTTAAGGCTACTCAGTTGCGTATTGCCAACTTTGCGGCTGTCAATACCGAACAAGTAGAACAATTGATAGATGCCCTAAAGGCTTTATCATAG
- a CDS encoding RNA polymerase sigma factor has protein sequence MINEQELVRACQRNDRKAQTAFYNMYKGKLMGVCRRYARSKEEAEDIYQEAFVKIFNNIKSLEKPEAVGAWVRKTVIHTAINFYHSNLKFQQNTDYEAVVLSNDDYPNILAALSNEDLLALIHQLPDGYRMVFNLYVIDGYNHVEIGNMLGISENTSKSQLSRAKELLRKQLKKLGIVSYERIQ, from the coding sequence ATGATAAATGAACAGGAGTTAGTTAGAGCCTGCCAGCGTAATGATAGAAAAGCCCAAACTGCCTTTTACAATATGTACAAAGGTAAGCTTATGGGTGTATGTCGCCGTTATGCACGTAGTAAAGAGGAAGCCGAAGATATTTATCAAGAAGCATTTGTCAAGATTTTCAACAATATAAAGTCACTCGAAAAACCCGAAGCCGTAGGGGCTTGGGTGCGTAAAACCGTTATTCACACAGCCATAAATTTTTATCATTCAAATTTAAAATTTCAACAAAATACAGATTATGAAGCAGTTGTACTAAGCAATGATGATTACCCTAATATTCTAGCAGCACTTTCCAATGAAGATTTGCTAGCTCTTATTCACCAACTTCCCGACGGCTATCGGATGGTTTTTAACCTGTATGTAATAGATGGGTACAATCATGTCGAAATAGGCAATATGCTGGGAATTAGTGAAAATACATCCAAATCACAACTGTCTCGTGCAAAAGAATTATTGCGAAAGCAATTAAAAAAACTGGGAATTGTCAGCTATGAACGTATCCAATAA
- a CDS encoding AAA family ATPase produces the protein MIKKITIQNFFSFGNEQTIELNADTNVLLGINGTGKSNFIKAICLLKAFLNASEFEKLFMQKWGGFSGACNFIHPDASTIYLRYDFDKNVVKNVDDTFTNDNYHIEFTIRKIGNSYDILVGDTTLEVADQLLKGIEIYDNFDTTFESPIRQLSPYYSEVNLLSDGKNLTGLLSYLNGNSVKAFDKLVEEFKKINPNFRELVFTTPIAGKSLLSLKEKNLDRAITIEHISDATLRYLLLLSIFYNPNRGSVVCIDEPEMGLHPDMINGVARGIKYAAQNGTQMIIATHSPLLLNASELEDLMIFEKNERNESIVKKVSLNNSATRP, from the coding sequence ATGATTAAGAAAATAACGATTCAAAATTTCTTTAGTTTTGGCAATGAACAAACCATCGAATTAAATGCTGATACCAATGTTCTGCTAGGAATTAACGGAACAGGAAAATCAAATTTCATTAAGGCGATATGTTTGTTGAAAGCTTTTTTAAATGCGAGTGAATTTGAAAAGTTATTTATGCAAAAATGGGGAGGCTTTTCTGGTGCTTGTAATTTTATACATCCTGATGCCTCTACAATTTACTTACGTTATGATTTTGATAAAAATGTTGTAAAGAATGTTGACGATACTTTCACTAATGATAATTACCATATTGAATTTACAATAAGAAAAATTGGAAATTCTTACGATATTTTGGTAGGAGATACCACTTTGGAGGTTGCTGATCAATTACTAAAAGGCATCGAAATATACGACAATTTCGATACTACTTTTGAAAGTCCCATCCGTCAATTGTCGCCTTACTATTCGGAAGTAAACCTTTTAAGTGATGGTAAAAATCTGACAGGATTGTTAAGTTATTTGAATGGGAATTCAGTAAAAGCTTTTGATAAACTGGTAGAAGAGTTTAAAAAGATTAATCCAAACTTCAGAGAACTTGTTTTTACCACTCCTATTGCGGGTAAAAGCTTACTTTCTCTAAAAGAAAAAAACTTAGATAGAGCCATTACTATTGAGCATATTTCTGATGCTACTTTAAGGTACTTGCTATTGCTTTCAATCTTCTATAACCCAAATAGAGGAAGCGTAGTATGTATTGACGAACCAGAAATGGGCTTACATCCAGATATGATTAATGGCGTTGCAAGGGGTATCAAATATGCTGCACAAAATGGCACACAAATGATTATTGCGACGCATTCGCCTTTGTTATTAAATGCTTCTGAATTAGAAGATTTAATGATTTTTGAGAAAAATGAAAGGAATGAAAGTATCGTAAAGAAAGTATCACTTAATAATTCAGCAACTCGACCCTGA
- the mgrA gene encoding L-glyceraldehyde 3-phosphate reductase, translated as MTYLANPTRYQQMEYRRCGKSGLKLPAVSLGLWHNFGGVDVFENYRKILRLAFDSGITHFDLANNYGPPPGSAEENFGILLKKDFALYRDELIISTKAGYTMWEGPYGDWGSKKYLVSSLDQSLKRMGLDYVDIFYHHRPDPETPLEETMAALDLIVRQGKALYAGISNYGAEDTAKAAQILKKLGTPCVIHQPKYSMFERWVEGGLLDVLENEGIGCIPFSPLAQGLLTDKYLKGVPDDSRAAKIHGFLQKTAITDETLAKIQQLNTLALERGQTLAQMALSWILKDKRITSVLIGASRTEQLQDSLKCLDNLLFSTEELLLIEEIL; from the coding sequence ATGACATATTTAGCAAATCCAACACGATACCAACAGATGGAATATCGCCGTTGTGGAAAAAGTGGTTTGAAATTACCAGCTGTATCGCTTGGCTTATGGCATAATTTTGGCGGTGTAGATGTCTTTGAAAATTACCGTAAAATTCTTCGTTTGGCCTTTGATAGCGGTATTACGCATTTTGATTTGGCCAATAATTATGGGCCACCGCCAGGCTCGGCAGAAGAAAACTTTGGTATTTTGTTGAAAAAAGATTTTGCTCTTTATCGTGACGAATTGATTATCTCTACCAAGGCTGGCTATACCATGTGGGAAGGCCCTTATGGCGATTGGGGGTCAAAAAAATATTTGGTATCGAGTCTTGACCAAAGTTTGAAAAGAATGGGACTTGACTATGTGGATATTTTCTACCATCACCGTCCCGACCCCGAAACCCCTTTGGAGGAAACCATGGCGGCGTTGGATTTGATTGTACGCCAAGGAAAGGCTTTGTATGCTGGGATTTCTAACTATGGAGCTGAGGATACAGCCAAGGCTGCCCAAATCTTGAAGAAGTTGGGTACTCCTTGTGTTATTCATCAACCCAAATATTCGATGTTTGAGCGTTGGGTAGAAGGAGGGCTTTTAGATGTGCTTGAAAATGAGGGAATTGGATGTATTCCTTTTTCTCCTTTAGCTCAGGGGCTTTTAACTGACAAATACCTCAAGGGTGTTCCCGACGACTCTCGTGCGGCAAAAATTCATGGTTTTTTACAAAAAACAGCTATTACAGACGAAACTTTAGCCAAAATTCAGCAACTTAATACACTGGCTCTTGAGCGTGGACAAACATTGGCTCAAATGGCCTTGTCTTGGATTTTGAAAGACAAACGTATAACATCGGTATTGATAGGTGCTAGCCGTACAGAACAACTACAGGATTCGCTTAAATGCTTGGATAATCTTCTTTTCTCGACAGAAGAGTTACTTTTGATTGAGGAAATTTTGTAA
- the serA gene encoding phosphoglycerate dehydrogenase, with protein MLTKTAEQQVNFVIDFDSTFTKVEGLDELAAIALAGHKDKDKIVGEIKAITDKGMLGEIGFADSLKARVALLPANREHVATLIEFLMGKISDSFARNKEFINQYSENIYIVSSGFKDFIVPVAVSMGVKEENVYANTFVYDTEGNIIGYDESNLLSQDKGKVKLLQDLHLEGDVYAIGDGYTDYELRESGLANKFFAFIENVERQKVVEKADEVVGSLDEFLYINGLSRAQSYPKSKIKVLLLENVHPKAVEAFKTEGFQVELLKGALDEEELIQRIKGVSILGLRSKTNLTKRVLEHPNASRLMAVGAFCIGTNQINLEECENRGIAVFNAPYSNTRSVVEMAIGEMIILTRDIMTKSNKMHAGKWDKSATNSYEIRGKKLGLVGYGSIGTQLSVIAEAMGMEVYFYDAVDKLALGNAKKCKTLEELLSVADFISLHVDGRKTNANIIGEKEFALMKDNVIFINLSRGHVVEIPALVNALKSGKVWGAAVDVFPYEPKTNDEEFINELRGLPRVILTPHVGGSTEEAQANIGEFVPSKLLQFMNNGSTYGSVNFPELQLPALEDAHRLLHIHHNVPGILAKMNGIFAKYNVNIKGQYLKTTNNIGYVITDVAKEYADEIVEELKGIDNTIKFRMLY; from the coding sequence ATGTTGACAAAGACAGCAGAACAACAAGTAAACTTCGTCATTGATTTTGATAGTACTTTTACCAAAGTAGAAGGACTAGACGAACTCGCAGCCATAGCATTGGCTGGTCATAAAGATAAAGACAAGATTGTCGGTGAAATCAAAGCCATTACCGATAAAGGAATGTTAGGCGAAATAGGATTTGCAGATTCCTTAAAAGCAAGAGTTGCATTATTGCCAGCAAACCGCGAGCATGTAGCTACTTTGATTGAGTTTTTGATGGGAAAAATCTCAGATTCATTTGCTCGTAACAAAGAGTTTATTAACCAATATAGCGAAAATATCTATATCGTATCGAGTGGCTTCAAAGACTTTATTGTACCTGTAGCCGTATCGATGGGCGTAAAAGAAGAAAATGTCTATGCCAATACTTTTGTTTACGATACCGAAGGTAATATTATCGGTTATGACGAAAGCAACCTTCTTTCGCAGGATAAAGGTAAAGTAAAATTACTCCAAGATTTACACTTGGAGGGCGATGTATACGCCATTGGCGATGGTTATACCGACTACGAATTGCGTGAATCGGGCTTAGCCAATAAGTTTTTTGCTTTTATCGAAAACGTAGAACGCCAGAAGGTCGTAGAAAAGGCTGATGAGGTAGTAGGGTCGTTAGATGAGTTTTTGTATATCAATGGTCTAAGCCGTGCCCAGTCATATCCAAAATCAAAAATTAAGGTATTGTTATTGGAAAATGTACACCCAAAAGCCGTTGAAGCTTTCAAAACGGAAGGTTTTCAAGTAGAGCTTTTAAAAGGGGCATTGGACGAAGAAGAACTAATTCAGCGTATCAAGGGTGTATCTATTTTGGGCTTACGTTCAAAAACCAACTTGACCAAACGTGTATTAGAACATCCCAACGCTAGCCGTTTGATGGCTGTAGGGGCATTCTGTATAGGTACTAACCAAATTAATTTGGAAGAGTGCGAAAACAGAGGTATTGCCGTATTTAATGCTCCATATTCAAATACTCGTTCGGTAGTAGAAATGGCTATTGGCGAAATGATTATTTTGACACGTGACATCATGACGAAGTCAAATAAAATGCACGCTGGAAAATGGGATAAATCGGCTACTAATTCGTATGAAATTCGTGGTAAAAAACTCGGATTAGTAGGTTATGGTAGTATTGGTACACAGTTATCGGTAATTGCCGAAGCTATGGGTATGGAAGTGTACTTCTATGATGCTGTAGATAAATTAGCATTGGGAAATGCCAAAAAATGTAAAACACTTGAAGAGTTATTGAGTGTTGCTGATTTTATATCGTTGCACGTAGATGGCCGCAAAACCAACGCCAATATCATAGGCGAAAAAGAATTTGCCTTGATGAAAGACAACGTGATTTTTATTAACCTATCAAGAGGTCACGTTGTAGAAATCCCAGCCTTAGTAAATGCCCTCAAGTCGGGCAAAGTATGGGGAGCAGCTGTAGACGTATTTCCATACGAACCAAAAACCAACGACGAAGAGTTTATCAATGAACTCAGAGGTTTGCCAAGAGTTATTTTGACTCCACACGTAGGTGGCTCAACCGAAGAAGCTCAGGCCAATATTGGCGAGTTTGTGCCAAGTAAATTGTTGCAGTTTATGAACAACGGTAGTACTTATGGCTCGGTCAACTTCCCAGAGCTACAACTACCAGCACTCGAAGATGCCCACCGTTTGTTGCATATTCACCACAATGTGCCAGGTATTTTAGCAAAAATGAACGGAATATTTGCTAAATACAATGTGAATATCAAAGGTCAGTACCTAAAAACAACCAACAATATTGGTTATGTAATTACCGATGTTGCCAAAGAATATGCCGACGAAATCGTAGAGGAATTGAAAGGAATCGACAATACGATTAAGTTCAGAATGTTGTATTAA